Proteins from a single region of Bacteroidota bacterium:
- a CDS encoding DUF3098 domain-containing protein, with protein sequence MSKLQTKKVSTPSAQKPKAAENKPSDFAFGKENYRLMIIGLALIFLGFLLMIGGGSHDPNVFSYRLFSFQRMTLAPLLILSGFVVEIYAIMKKPKDE encoded by the coding sequence ATGAGCAAGCTACAAACGAAAAAAGTCAGCACACCTTCCGCACAGAAACCAAAGGCTGCAGAAAATAAGCCATCCGATTTTGCCTTTGGGAAAGAAAATTATCGTCTGATGATCATTGGTCTTGCCCTGATATTTCTCGGATTTCTTCTGATGATCGGGGGCGGTTCTCATGATCCGAATGTCTTTAGTTACAGGTTATTCAGCTTCCAGAGGATGACCCTTGCGCCTCTTCTTATCCTCAGTGGATTTGTGGTGGAGATATATGCCATCATGAAAAAACCTAAAGATGAGTAA